The Achromobacter deleyi region CCAGCACGACGGGGACGTCGTCCACGCTCATGCCGGCGGTGGGCTCGTCAAACATGAATACCTTCGGCTCCAGCGCGATGAGCATGGCGATCTCCAGTTTGCGCTGATCGCCGTGCGGCAGGTCCGCGGCCGCTTGATCGCGGCGCGCCGACAGACGGGTGCGCTCGAGCAGCAGGTCGGCGCGTTCCATGAGGCCGCGATCGTCACTCCAGGTGCGCCAGAAACGGATCTGCCGCCAGCCCATGCCTTGCTGGCGCGACTGCAGGGCAAGCCGCACGTTCTCATGCACGCTCAAGCGCGGGAACAATTGCGTCAGCTGGAACGCGCGTCCCAGGCCCGCATGCATGCGAGCCGGCGCCGCCAGCGACGTCAGGTCGCGTCCATTCAAAAGCACGGTCCCCGCGCTGGCGCGCAACTGGCCGGAGATCAGATTGAAGTAAGTGGTCTTGCCCGCGCCGTTCGGGCCGACAATGGCGGTCAACGTGCCAGGCGCATAGGCGCAACTGACGTTGTTGACGGCCACATGTCCGCCGAAACGAATCGTGAGCGATTGGGTTTCCAGCATGGGCGGGTCTGGGGTCAACGCTTGTTCTGAATGGGAACGGCCATCTGGTCGGGCGTAATCTCCTTGACCAGATCCTGGACCGCCCATGGCACGGACGGGTCATTCTTGATGCGGAAGTGGTACATGGACTGCATCGCCTGGTGGTCCTCGGGCCGGAAGGTCATCTTGCCCTTGGGCGTGTCGAAGCTCATGCCTTCCATCGCCTTGATCAACTTGTCGGTGTCGGAGTCACCCGCGGTCTTGTTCAATGCAGCCACGATGGCGATGCCCGATGCCATGCCGCCCGCCGTGAAGAAGTCCGGCGGTTGGCCAAAGCGCTTTTGATGTTCCGTCACCAGCCAATCATTCACCGGATTTTTCGGAATGCCGTAGTAGTAATAGGTGGCGCCTTCCATGCCGGCCAGCGACTTCAGAGGCGTCATGGCGGTCAGCGTATTGCCGCCCGTGGCGATTTCGATGCCGAACCGCTTGGGGTCGAGGTCCGCGATCTTGAACGGATTGCCCGCGCCGGCCCAGAGGATGAAGATGATCTTGCGGCCAGGCTTGTCCTTGAGCGCGTCGAACAGGCGCTGCGCGCCCGCGGTGAAATCGGTGGCGTTGGCGGGCAGGTACTCCTCATGCACGATCTTGGCGTTCTTGAGCGCGCCCTTGAACGCCTTGACGCCGTCGCGGCCAAAGGCATAGTCCTGCGCCAGCATGGCGATCGACGTGCCCGCCTGGTCGAACGCGACGGCGTTGGCGATGGCGTCCTGCGAAGAGTTGCGGCCGGTGCGGAAGATGTACTTGTTCCACTTCTCGCCGGTGATCGAGTCCGCCACGGCGGGTTCCACCAGCAGGATCTTCTCGTACTCTTCCGCGATCGGCAGCATGGCCAGCGCCACGCCTGAGGACGTGGGGCCGACCGCGATGTCCGCGTTGTCGTCGGCGTAGGCGGAAGCCAGCTGCGCGCGGGCCACGTCCGGCTTGCCCTGGTTGTCCTTTTCGATGACGCGGATCTTGCGGCCGGCCACCGTCATGGTGCCCTGCGTGGCGTACTCCAGGCCCAGCAGCAGCCCGTTCTGGGTTTGCTTGGCATAGGCCTCGAGCGGCCCGGTCTTGTCGTACACATGGGCCACGACGAAGTCTTTCGCCGCAACCGCGGAACTCATGCAAAGGCTGGCCAGCGCGGCGAGCAGAATGCGTTTCATGGAAGTCTCCTGGTGTCAGTGGTCGCGGGCGGCCGTGGGTTCCGGCCTGGCAAGAAATTGGCGGATGGCTTCGATCTGCGGCGGGACGTTCAAGGCGGGGGCATGGCCGCAATCGGGAAAGTCGATGCGCTGCGCGCGCGGGCCACGCTCGGTCATGGCGTGGGCCACCTCGGGCAGCAGAAGATCCGAATCGGCGCCGCGCAAAAGCAGCAGCGGCATGCGGAGCGAGTCGTACCCGCTCCAGCGGTCGTAGTCGCCGGGGTGATGGCTGAACTGGCCCACGATGGCCGGATCGTAATGCGTGGTGACGCGGCCGTCGGGCAGCCGCCGCACGGACGTCTCCGCCATCCTGCGCCATTGTTCGTCGCTCTGCCAGCCATAGGGCTTGTAGGCCACGCGCAGCCAGGCCTCCAGTTCCGTGACTGTGTCGAAGGCGGGAGGATTGCCGGCATAGGCCACGATGCGCTCGACGGCGGGCGGTGGCAGCTCGGGTCCGATATCGTTGACCACCAGGTGCGAGATGCGGTCGCGCAAAGTACTGGCGGCGGCATGCATGCCGGTGGCGCCGCCCATGGACGTGCCCACCCAGCGCACGCGCTTGAGCGACAGGCCGTCCAGCAGGGCGCACGCCAGCGCCGCGTAAAAGTCCAGCCGATACTCCGCCAAGGGGTCGGGGCTCCATTGCGACAGGCCGCGTCCGATCGTGTCAGGGCAGATGATGCGGTAATCGTCCGCGAGCGCCTGCGCCAGCTCGTCGAAGTCACGGCCAGTCCGGGCCAGGCCGTGCCACATGATGATGGGGGGCGCATCGGCCGCGCCCCATTCCGTGTAATGCAGCTCGCGGCCCGCGCAACGCAGATAGCGCGACGCGGGCGTATGGCGCGCGGCCGCCGTGCCTGCCTGTGCCATGAGTCTCCTCCCGGGTTGTCCAGGTTGTGTGCTTATCGGGCTGAATATAGACTTGCGGCAGGCGCGTCCACAATGCGCCGTCCGCCCCAGAGCAGGGTGAGTCAAGAATATGTAGACGCAAGATCAATTTGCGCACCCCCCGCGTACCAGGAGACCGCGCCATGCCAGATTCGGAATTCGCCATTTCGGCCAGCGCCGGCGCTGACCGGCGCGATCAATGGCGCGCGGCGCTGTCCAGTGCCTTCGGCCCCTTCGAGGTGCATGGCGGAAAGCCGGGCAGTTTCGCCGGGCATGTGCGCTACGCGCGCCGCGCCAGCCTGCAGTTCAATGACCTGCACTATCAGGGACAAAGACTGGAACGCACGGCGGGCAATGTGTCGCGGCTGGACCAGGAGTTCTATACCTTCGGCCTGCCGTTGGCGGGACCGCTGGCCGTGCGGCAGCAGGGGCGCGAATTCCAGGTCGAACCGGGTTGCGTGTACCTGATGAACCAGAGCCTGCCCTACCAGGCGACGGCGCAGGGGGCGGCGGGCTATCGCAGCCTGAGCGTGTCGTTCCCGCGCAGCGCGCTATCGCAACGGGATTCGCGCGTCGGCGCCTTCTACAAGCTGCGCACGGACGACGGATCCCCTCGGGGGGCGTTGCTGGCCGGCTACATGGATCATCTGTTCAAGGGCATGGACGGCTGGTCCGACACCGAGGTCGCCGAGCTGGGCGAACGTCTGATCGACCTGATCGTGCTGTTCCTGGTGCAGCCGGGGCAGGGACATGCGTCGGAGTCGGATAGCAGCGTCACGGTGGCGCACCGGGCGCGTGTTCTGGCGTACATCCGCCAGCATCTTGCGGACCCGGCCCTGTCGCCGCTGCGGGTGGCTCAGGGGTGCGGTGTGTCGGTCGCTTACCTGCATCGCATCCTGCGCGCCGGAGGCCTGTCGGCGGAGTCCTTCATCTTTGATCAGAGGCTGGACAAGTGCCGCGAGCTGCTGCTCAGCCCGCAGCACCGCCATCGCAGCATCGCCGAGCTTGCCTACCAGGTCGGTTTTTCGCATCCCTCGCATTTCAGCCGGCTGTTCAAGCAGCGATTCGGCATGACGCCGCGGGATACTCGGGCGGGTGGCCGGGCGCCACAGGCATGACCCTGCTGCCGGCCAGCCTGACCGCGCAAAAATAGCGGCCCACCGCGAGAGTGGGCCGCTTGCGCTTCGGGTCGAATGAACCCGGTCTAGAAGGGCGAGGGCTGGTTCGACAGGTTGACGATGCTGTTGCTCGTCAGGTCCAGGCGGATATGCTCCGAAGGCGCGCCGGCCGCCAGCTTCAGCATGATCGCCATCAGCGGCTTGAAGCGGGCCTTGAACAGGTCGGCCGGCGTGGTGGCGTTGCTGACACTGCTGCCATTCATCTGCACCGCGGCGTTGGTCTGGCTCAGCGCCTGGGCCAGCAGCTTGTACTGGTTGGCGCGTCGGGCGGGAATGTCGGCGAACGCCAGGTCGCCGGCGTTGGCCAGGCGCACGAAGTCGCCTGCCAGCTCCAGGGCCTTCCATTCCGCGAAGTCCGCCAGCTGCATGCCGTTGGCCTGGGCCAGGGCCTGCGCGCGGGCCTGGGCATCGGCCACGTTGCCGGCATATGCCGCATTGCTGGCGCCGCTGCCGCCGCCGTCCGCCAGGCAGGCGAAGAATGCCGGGGTCAGATTGTTCTGGTTGCCGGTGTTCGCCAGTTCCTTGAGCGTAACGGTCGTCTGCAGCTGCGACAGCGTCAGCAGGTCGGCGCCCGTCAGGGGGCTCTTGACCAGCTCGCGCATCTCGCAGCGCCAGTCGTCATTCAGCAGGCGCAGGCGCACCAGTTCGCTCATGTAGCGATAGGTGAAGTCGCCGTAGTCCTTGGCGTCCAGAATGGACACGTCCCAGCGCGGCGGCGCGTCATAGGCGTTCTCGGCACGGTAGAGGTCGAACAGTTCGTCAAAGCGCGGCACCTTGTCGAGCCGGATGGTCTGCACTTCGATCTCGTTCGCGCTTTGCAGCGTCATGAGCTTGTAGGCGGGCACGTAGGCCGCCATGGAAGGCGCCTGGATATTGAACAGCGCGTTGTCCCCGCCGTAGTTGCGCAAGGCCATGTCATTGAAGTGCATGTGGCCGCCCACGTGCACCTTCAAGCCGGTCTCCGCCAGTGCGCGGGTCGTGTTTTCCGCGGGGCGGCGGATCATCTGCATCTTGTTGACGCCCAGCAGCGCTTCGATGTCATCGGACGCCCCGTTGAAGAACTCCGACATCGGGAAGTGGCTGAAGGCGATGACCTGTTTGCCTTGCGCCTTGCCGCGGGCCACGACGTCGGCCAGCCATTTGATGACGTGGGCCTTGTGCGTAAGCATCTTGTTGTAGCCCTGGTCGCCCGAGCCGGTGAAGTCATTCGCGCCGATACCGGTGGGCACATAGACGTTGGCGTCCAGGCCAACCAGCCACACGCCCTTCACGGGTTCCACCACATAGGACGTGTCCGGCACCATCTTGCAAAGCGTGTAGTTTTGCGGCTTGTTCGGACCGCCGGTGCCTTCCGCGCAGATCTCGTATTGGCGGTTGGTCCAGTTGGCCTGCGCCAGCGCCGTGGCGTATTCGTAGTCCTCGTACTTGTAGGTGCTGTACGGGGTTTCGTAATACACGTTCTGCGGCTGGGGCATGAAGCCGTGCTGCTTGAGCGCGTCGGTAATGCCGGCGTAGCCCATGTGCAGCACTTCCTCGGTGCAATAGGTGTTGCCCACGCGCGCCCAGTCGCCGCCGTAAGGCGTGCTGCACGCGGCATTGCCGCCGCGGCTGTAGATGGGTTGCGAGAAGCCGATCAATCCGGTCACCGGATCCAAACCCAGGTAGTCGCTCTTGCCTGCGGCCTGGTTGAAGGGCCGGTTGGGATCGTGGTTGCCCGGCGCGGCGAAGAACTGGATGCCATGCTTCTTCGAGTACTCGTCCATGATCTTGACCAGGCCCCGCATGTGCACGGGTTGGCCGTCGTCCGAGAAGTCGCCCGGCAGCGCGATGTACTTCACGCCGCGCGCAACCGCATCGTCCAGCGCCGCCAGGAAGGCGAAGTAATTTTCATTGAACAGGCGTGTGGACGTCAGTTGCGCGTACATCGTCCGGATCGTGGCGTTGTCGCCATGCTTCGGATTGGGGATGCCGGGAAAAGACCCATCCTTGAAGTCGGCGTAGACGTCATGGAAGTGGATGTCGGGCATGAACGCGACTTGCACGGGGGCGGGCGGCTGGGCCGGTGTTTCCGCCGGGGGCGGTACTTCCGCCACGGGAGGCGCATCGTCGTCCTTGTCTCCGCCGCAAGCGGCAAGCAGGGCGACGAGCAGCATGGAGCCAGCAGCGCGGGCATAGCGTGAAAGGGGCTTCATCGTGCTTTGAAATTCCTGGAACTGTTTTTGATGCGGCGGTCGTCTCCTGTTCGGGGGATCAGCTGCCTGTAAGGGGGGCAATGCTCCCCGACGTGGATGACAGCTTCATGAATGACATTTGCGTTGCGGCCCGAGGCAAAAAAAAGCCCCGCACGTGCGGGGCTTTGCGGTACTGCGGGCACGAGGTCAGATGTGCGTGATGAATTTCGTGACCAGGTAGCCCTCGAACGTTTCCGTGCCGCCTTCGCTGCCGATGCCGCTGTCCTTGATGCCGCCGAACGGCGTCTCGGCCAGCGCGCTGCCGAAGTGGTTGATGTTGACCATGCCGGCTTCGAGGCCGTTGGAGACCTTGGTCGCCGTCTTGAGCGAGTTCGTGAACACGTAGGACGACAGGCCGAAGGGCAGGCTGTTGGCGCGGCGCAGGACTTCATCGGTGTCGGTGAAGCGGACCACGGGCGCGACCGGACCGAAGGGCTCTTCGGTCATCAGCATGGAGTTGTCGGGCAGGTCCGTCACGACGGTGGGGGCGAAGAAGAAGCCCTTGCGATCCAGAGGACCGCCGCCGACCACGACCCTGCCGCCGTGCTTCTTGGCGTCGTCGATGAAGGCGCTCATGGCAGGCACGCGGCGCTCGTGCGCCAGGGGGCCCATGTCGGTGCCAGCTTCCAGGCCGTCGCCGACCTTGATGTTCTTCAGCACGTCGGAAAAGCGCGCCAGGAACTGCTCGTAGGCGCCGTTCTGCACGTAGAAGCGGGTGGGCGACACGCAGACCTGGCCGGCGTTGCGCACCTTGAACTTGGCCAGCATCTCGGCGGCGCGATCGATGTCGGCGTCGTCGAACACCAGCACGGGCGAGTGGCCGCCCAATTCCATGGTGACGCGCTTCATATGCGCGCCGGCGAGTGCCGCCAGCTGCTTGCCCACGGGCACGGAACCGGTGAAGGACACCTTGCGCACGATAGGCGAGCGGATCAGGTAATCGGAGATCTTGGCGGGCTCGCCCCAGACGATGTTCAGGCAGCCCTTGGGCAAGCCTGCGTCGTGGAACATGCGGGCAATCGCCATGACCGCGCTGGGCGAATCTTCAGGGCCCTTCAGCACCACCGTGCAGCCGGCGCCGATAGCGGCGGCGATCTTGCGGATGGCCTGGTTATACGGGAAGTTCCAGGGCGTGAACGCGGCGCAGACGCCGATGGGCTCGCGCACGACGATCTGGCGGACATCGGGATTGCGCGGCTGAATCACGCGGCCGTAGATGCGGCGGCACTCCTCGGCGTGCCAGTCGGCATGTTCGGCGCAGGAAGTGACTTCGCCCACGGCTTCGGCCAGCGGCTTGCCCTGGTCCAAAGTCATGTTGCGGCCGATTTCCTTGGCGCGCTCGCGCGACAGCGTGGCTACCTTGCGCAGGATGGCCGAGCGGTCCATGGGCGACGATTTCTTCCACGATTCGAAGGCGCGCTGGGCGGCGGCTAGCGCGCGATCCAGATCCGCTTCGGTGGCGTGGGGCAGCTGGCCGAGCACTTCGAGCGTGGCCGGGTTGATGACGTCCTGGGTGCGCCTGCCCTCGCCGGCGACGAATTCGCCGTCGATATACAGCGCCAACTGTTCATACATGCCTGTCGTTCCTTGCGAAATAGGAGTGGATAGCGATCGCTGTCGCCCACGGCAGTCTAAACCAGCTTCCGCCCGGCGGGGAGGTCCACTCCCGGGTGGACGCTTGGAGCCAATACCGCGTGCAAAGCTTGCGTGCGCGCGCCGCCATCGACAAAATGGGGAATCCTTGGCCGTCCATCCCGATACCTATTGTGCAACCCGTCGACGCGCGTCAGGCCGCTAAGCCCAGTGTCTATTCCCGGGTCTTCTTCCGCTTCATTGACTGGCTGCGCCACCGCATCGCGCTGGCCTCGCTGGTGGGGGACAAGCCCATCTTCCAGAACAGCCAGTTTCCGTGGGTCGCTAGCCTGGAAGCCCAGGCGCCGGCCATCCGCGCCGAGCTGACGGAACTGCTCTCAGAACGCCAGCACCTGCCTGCCTTTCACGAGATTTCCCCGGATGTGGGGATGATCACGTCCGACGACCAATGGAAGACCTTTGTCTTCATGGGATACGGCCTGCGCTCCGAGCGCAACCTGGCGCGCTGCCCGGACACCGCCCGGGCGCTCAAGGGGATACCGGGCATCCGCACCGCGTTCTTCTCGATCCTGGAGCCGGGCAAGCGAATTCCGCTGCACACCGGCCCGTACAACGGCGTCCTGCGCCTGCACCTCGGCCTGGTGGTGCCCGAACCCGCCGAGCGGTGCTGGATCGAGGTCGGGGGCGAGCGCTACAGCTGGCGGGAGGGGCAGGCCGTGGTGTTCGATGACCTGTACCCGCACCAGGTCCACAACGACACAGACGGCCTTCGGGCCGTGCTGTTCGTGGATTTCGAGCGCCCTTGCCGGTCTCCTGTAAAATGGTTGAATCGCCTGGTGCTCATGGCCGCGCCGTTCACGGACGAAATCCGTCGCGGCAAGGCCAATCATGACGCCTGGGAGAAGGGCTACTACCGCCAGAAATAGGGGGCGGATAGTCCGAAAACCCTTCCCCTCATAGGGGAGCGTGGTGTTTTGTGCGTGATCCCAACAAAGTGCTTGCGCTCAAAATTTAACCACGCTAGAATGATCAGCTTTCCCAGATTGTCGATTCACTTAACCGAAGGCTAGGTGAACGTGTTGGGGGAATACCCGCAGGATTTCAACCCAGGGTCGTTGCGTTGCCAACCAGTTGCTGGTCCAGATGTTGTGGACTTGCCGACAAAAAAGCAGGGCGGCAGACCTGACGGGACCAAAACTGGCAGGAATTGCAGTGTTCCCTTGTTGGGAAAACCGTATTTCCAGTTAAGTTGGAACAGGAAAAATCATGATCCAAATGCAGACCACGCTGGATGTGGCCGATAACACTGGTGCGCGTCATGTCATGTGCATTAAGGTGCTCGGTGGCTCCAAGCGCCGTTATGCCGGTATCGGCGACATCATCAAGGTGAGCGTCAAAGATGCGGCTCCGCGCGGACGCGTCAAGAAAGGCGAAATTTACAATGCCGTGGTGGTTCGTACCGCCAAGGGCGTGCGCCGTAAAGACGGTTCGCTGATTCGTTTCGGTGGCAATGCCGCCGTGTTGCTCAACGCCAAGCTGGAGCCTATCGGCACCCGCATCTTCGGACCCGTTACGCGTGAACTGCGTACCGAGAAGTTCATGAAGATCGTGTCGTTGGCCCCGGAAGTGCTGTAAGGAGCCCCTACGATGAACAACATTCGTAAAGGCGACGAAGTCATCGTCCTGACCGGCCGCGACAAGAAGCGTCGCGGTACCGTGCTGGCCCGCGTTGACGCCGACCACGTTCTGGTCGAAGGCGTCAATGTCGTCAAGAAGCACGTGAAAGCCAACCCGATGGCTAACAACCCGGGCGGGATTGTCGAAAAGACCATGCCCATCCACATCTCGAATGTGGCGCTCTTCAACCCCGCAACCGGTCGTGGCGACCGCGTGGGCGTTCAAGATGTCGAAGGCCGCAAGGTCCGCGTGTTCCGTTCCAATGGTGCCGTTGTCGGCGCCAAGGCGTAAGGGGCGATAGACATGTCTCGTTTGCAAGATTTCTACAAGAGCAAGGTCGCTGGCGACCTGCAGGCCAAGTTTGGCTACAAGAGCGTCATGGAAGTGCCGCGCATCACCAAGATCACCCTGAACATGGGTGTCTCGGAAGCCGTGTCCGATAAGAAGGTTATCGAACACGCGGTGTCGGACCTGACCAAGATCGCTGGCCAAAAGCCTGTCGTGACGAAGACCAAGAAGGCTATCGCCGGTTTCAAGATCCGCGAAAACTACCCGATTGGTTGCATGGTCACGTTGCGTGGTCAACGCATGTACGAATTCCTGGATCGCCTGGTGGCGGTTGCGCTGCCTCGCGTGCGCGACTTCCGCGGTATCTCGGGTCGTGCGTTCGATGGCCGTGGCAACTACAACATCGGGGTGAAAGAGCAGATCATTTTCCCCGAAATCGAGTACGACAAGATCGACGCGCTGCGTGGGCTGAACATCAGCATCACCACCTCCGCGAAGACCGACGAAGAAGCCAAGGCGCTGTTGACGGCCTTCAGCTTCCCGTTCCGTAACTAAGGGGCTGATGACGTGGCTAAACTTTCCCTCATCAATCGCGACATCAAGCGCGCCAAGCTGGCTGACAAGTTCGCTGCCAAGCGCGCTGAGTTGAAGTCGATCATTGACGACCAGTCGAAGACCGACGAAGAACGTTACCAAGCTCGGCTCAAGCTGCAACAGCTGCCGCGCAATGCCAACCCGACGCGTCAACGTAACCGTTGCGTGGTCACCGGTCGTCCTCGCGGTGTGTTCCGCAAGTTCGGCCTGACGCGCCACAAACTGCGTGAAATGGCGATGAAGGGCGAAATCCCCGGCATCACCAAGGCCAGCTGGTAGGAGAAACAATATGAGCATGAGCGATCCCATCGCCGATATGCTGACCCGCATTCGCAATGCGCAGCAAGTGGACAAAGTTACGGTGAGCATGCCCTCCTCGAAGCTGAAGGCGGCTATTGCCGCTGTGCTGAAAGACGAAGGCTACATCGACAGCTTTGAAATCAAGGGCACCCAGGCCAAGCCTGAGCTCGAGATCACCCTGAAGTACTACGCTGGCCGTCCGGTCATCGAGCGCATCGAACGCGTCTCGCGTCCTG contains the following coding sequences:
- a CDS encoding ABC transporter ATP-binding protein — encoded protein: MLETQSLTIRFGGHVAVNNVSCAYAPGTLTAIVGPNGAGKTTYFNLISGQLRASAGTVLLNGRDLTSLAAPARMHAGLGRAFQLTQLFPRLSVHENVRLALQSRQQGMGWRQIRFWRTWSDDRGLMERADLLLERTRLSARRDQAAADLPHGDQRKLEIAMLIALEPKVFMFDEPTAGMSVDDVPVVLDLIREIKNDTSKTILLVEHKMDVVRELADRIVVLHNGQLMADGDPATVIASPIVQQAYLGISPVEKAA
- a CDS encoding substrate-binding domain-containing protein translates to MKRILLAALASLCMSSAVAAKDFVVAHVYDKTGPLEAYAKQTQNGLLLGLEYATQGTMTVAGRKIRVIEKDNQGKPDVARAQLASAYADDNADIAVGPTSSGVALAMLPIAEEYEKILLVEPAVADSITGEKWNKYIFRTGRNSSQDAIANAVAFDQAGTSIAMLAQDYAFGRDGVKAFKGALKNAKIVHEEYLPANATDFTAGAQRLFDALKDKPGRKIIFILWAGAGNPFKIADLDPKRFGIEIATGGNTLTAMTPLKSLAGMEGATYYYYGIPKNPVNDWLVTEHQKRFGQPPDFFTAGGMASGIAIVAALNKTAGDSDTDKLIKAMEGMSFDTPKGKMTFRPEDHQAMQSMYHFRIKNDPSVPWAVQDLVKEITPDQMAVPIQNKR
- a CDS encoding alpha/beta fold hydrolase, with the protein product MAQAGTAAARHTPASRYLRCAGRELHYTEWGAADAPPIIMWHGLARTGRDFDELAQALADDYRIICPDTIGRGLSQWSPDPLAEYRLDFYAALACALLDGLSLKRVRWVGTSMGGATGMHAAASTLRDRISHLVVNDIGPELPPPAVERIVAYAGNPPAFDTVTELEAWLRVAYKPYGWQSDEQWRRMAETSVRRLPDGRVTTHYDPAIVGQFSHHPGDYDRWSGYDSLRMPLLLLRGADSDLLLPEVAHAMTERGPRAQRIDFPDCGHAPALNVPPQIEAIRQFLARPEPTAARDH
- a CDS encoding helix-turn-helix domain-containing protein, producing the protein MPDSEFAISASAGADRRDQWRAALSSAFGPFEVHGGKPGSFAGHVRYARRASLQFNDLHYQGQRLERTAGNVSRLDQEFYTFGLPLAGPLAVRQQGREFQVEPGCVYLMNQSLPYQATAQGAAGYRSLSVSFPRSALSQRDSRVGAFYKLRTDDGSPRGALLAGYMDHLFKGMDGWSDTEVAELGERLIDLIVLFLVQPGQGHASESDSSVTVAHRARVLAYIRQHLADPALSPLRVAQGCGVSVAYLHRILRAGGLSAESFIFDQRLDKCRELLLSPQHRHRSIAELAYQVGFSHPSHFSRLFKQRFGMTPRDTRAGGRAPQA
- a CDS encoding metallophosphoesterase; the protein is MKPLSRYARAAGSMLLVALLAACGGDKDDDAPPVAEVPPPAETPAQPPAPVQVAFMPDIHFHDVYADFKDGSFPGIPNPKHGDNATIRTMYAQLTSTRLFNENYFAFLAALDDAVARGVKYIALPGDFSDDGQPVHMRGLVKIMDEYSKKHGIQFFAAPGNHDPNRPFNQAAGKSDYLGLDPVTGLIGFSQPIYSRGGNAACSTPYGGDWARVGNTYCTEEVLHMGYAGITDALKQHGFMPQPQNVYYETPYSTYKYEDYEYATALAQANWTNRQYEICAEGTGGPNKPQNYTLCKMVPDTSYVVEPVKGVWLVGLDANVYVPTGIGANDFTGSGDQGYNKMLTHKAHVIKWLADVVARGKAQGKQVIAFSHFPMSEFFNGASDDIEALLGVNKMQMIRRPAENTTRALAETGLKVHVGGHMHFNDMALRNYGGDNALFNIQAPSMAAYVPAYKLMTLQSANEIEVQTIRLDKVPRFDELFDLYRAENAYDAPPRWDVSILDAKDYGDFTYRYMSELVRLRLLNDDWRCEMRELVKSPLTGADLLTLSQLQTTVTLKELANTGNQNNLTPAFFACLADGGGSGASNAAYAGNVADAQARAQALAQANGMQLADFAEWKALELAGDFVRLANAGDLAFADIPARRANQYKLLAQALSQTNAAVQMNGSSVSNATTPADLFKARFKPLMAIMLKLAAGAPSEHIRLDLTSNSIVNLSNQPSPF
- a CDS encoding NAD-dependent succinate-semialdehyde dehydrogenase, which produces MYEQLALYIDGEFVAGEGRRTQDVINPATLEVLGQLPHATEADLDRALAAAQRAFESWKKSSPMDRSAILRKVATLSRERAKEIGRNMTLDQGKPLAEAVGEVTSCAEHADWHAEECRRIYGRVIQPRNPDVRQIVVREPIGVCAAFTPWNFPYNQAIRKIAAAIGAGCTVVLKGPEDSPSAVMAIARMFHDAGLPKGCLNIVWGEPAKISDYLIRSPIVRKVSFTGSVPVGKQLAALAGAHMKRVTMELGGHSPVLVFDDADIDRAAEMLAKFKVRNAGQVCVSPTRFYVQNGAYEQFLARFSDVLKNIKVGDGLEAGTDMGPLAHERRVPAMSAFIDDAKKHGGRVVVGGGPLDRKGFFFAPTVVTDLPDNSMLMTEEPFGPVAPVVRFTDTDEVLRRANSLPFGLSSYVFTNSLKTATKVSNGLEAGMVNINHFGSALAETPFGGIKDSGIGSEGGTETFEGYLVTKFITHI
- a CDS encoding aspartyl/asparaginyl beta-hydroxylase domain-containing protein, whose product is MGNPWPSIPIPIVQPVDARQAAKPSVYSRVFFRFIDWLRHRIALASLVGDKPIFQNSQFPWVASLEAQAPAIRAELTELLSERQHLPAFHEISPDVGMITSDDQWKTFVFMGYGLRSERNLARCPDTARALKGIPGIRTAFFSILEPGKRIPLHTGPYNGVLRLHLGLVVPEPAERCWIEVGGERYSWREGQAVVFDDLYPHQVHNDTDGLRAVLFVDFERPCRSPVKWLNRLVLMAAPFTDEIRRGKANHDAWEKGYYRQK
- the rplN gene encoding 50S ribosomal protein L14, whose protein sequence is MIQMQTTLDVADNTGARHVMCIKVLGGSKRRYAGIGDIIKVSVKDAAPRGRVKKGEIYNAVVVRTAKGVRRKDGSLIRFGGNAAVLLNAKLEPIGTRIFGPVTRELRTEKFMKIVSLAPEVL
- the rplX gene encoding 50S ribosomal protein L24 → MNNIRKGDEVIVLTGRDKKRRGTVLARVDADHVLVEGVNVVKKHVKANPMANNPGGIVEKTMPIHISNVALFNPATGRGDRVGVQDVEGRKVRVFRSNGAVVGAKA
- the rplE gene encoding 50S ribosomal protein L5, coding for MSRLQDFYKSKVAGDLQAKFGYKSVMEVPRITKITLNMGVSEAVSDKKVIEHAVSDLTKIAGQKPVVTKTKKAIAGFKIRENYPIGCMVTLRGQRMYEFLDRLVAVALPRVRDFRGISGRAFDGRGNYNIGVKEQIIFPEIEYDKIDALRGLNISITTSAKTDEEAKALLTAFSFPFRN
- the rpsN gene encoding 30S ribosomal protein S14 — encoded protein: MAKLSLINRDIKRAKLADKFAAKRAELKSIIDDQSKTDEERYQARLKLQQLPRNANPTRQRNRCVVTGRPRGVFRKFGLTRHKLREMAMKGEIPGITKASW
- the rpsH gene encoding 30S ribosomal protein S8 — its product is MSMSDPIADMLTRIRNAQQVDKVTVSMPSSKLKAAIAAVLKDEGYIDSFEIKGTQAKPELEITLKYYAGRPVIERIERVSRPGLRIYKGRTSIPQVMNGLGVAIVSTSRGVMTDRKARANGVGGEVLCYVA